The following proteins are encoded in a genomic region of Hymenobacter siberiensis:
- a CDS encoding DUF5686 and carboxypeptidase-like regulatory domain-containing protein, giving the protein MKFLAPLLLVCLLALPAAAQRIVISGQVVEATNGEPVPFASIFIPKSSAGVTADADGKFKLTATGSPDSIAASALGFATQRRQLSNAAVQTVLFRMKTGGVTLGEVFVSSRQPENPAFRILREVQRHKPGNARTALQAAEYDSYNRIETSLIDLPKSLSNRKVIKDIRALAVRQGAAAAADVDAPLPVFASEVGSRVYQRNSPLRRREDLLHKQMRGVGPREGSVLSQMLGSNFQNFDFYPNWQNVLGKDFISPIAEGGRVTYDYELQDSVFVGKDWCYKIAVTPKRSHDLAFKGTIWITQEGYALRRADLVASPEANINFVNDLRIYQDLTSPADGAGLPTRTKMVLSVRPYEKQAAMLVRFTTVSSNFVRNQVHEEPGFYDQPIMSSLMEPTEKEEPGVGSLLTGLPQGGAGGYFDQHRPDTLSLSERQTFAVLDSAKQLPSVRNVLDWVELLVNGYKRVGKLDLGPISTLYANNDFEGNRFRFGFRTTPAISRNWLTQAYIAYGTKDSRFKYGARVSFVAERRHWTVFTGEFKHDVEQAALLDNDFLDNNNLFTAASRWGRFRQGKPVLRDLTSLSVQRDLFHGFTQTLTLRYQNINPLFQYRRSTSPGGQPPTVEPGSDVLQLSELVSESRYAPDENLVQSETRRRAVGLKRLPVFTLRYTLGAIDWTQGDFMYHKFNLAISHSVSVGQLGRLTYRAEGNYIPTALPYFILKTPLGNQTPFYNANAFNLMNYFEFITDRSVTLRLDHHFEGLLVNSIPGIRALNWRLVGTGNVLYGKLSDRARRINGNTPDLPGTISTPYVEVGYGVENIFKFVRVDFIHRLTYRDTPNTSNFGIKVGAQFRL; this is encoded by the coding sequence ATGAAATTTCTTGCTCCGCTGCTCCTGGTGTGCCTCCTGGCACTGCCGGCTGCAGCCCAGCGTATCGTAATCAGTGGCCAGGTAGTGGAGGCTACGAACGGTGAGCCGGTGCCGTTCGCGTCCATCTTTATTCCGAAGAGCAGTGCCGGCGTCACGGCCGATGCCGATGGCAAGTTCAAGCTCACCGCCACGGGCTCGCCCGATTCCATCGCGGCCTCGGCGCTGGGCTTTGCCACGCAGCGGCGCCAGCTCAGCAACGCGGCCGTGCAAACGGTGCTCTTCCGGATGAAAACCGGCGGCGTTACGCTGGGCGAAGTATTCGTGAGCTCGCGCCAGCCCGAGAACCCGGCCTTTCGCATCCTGCGCGAAGTGCAGCGCCACAAGCCCGGGAATGCCCGCACCGCCCTGCAAGCCGCCGAGTACGACTCCTACAACCGCATCGAAACCAGCCTGATTGACCTGCCCAAGAGCTTGTCCAATCGCAAGGTTATCAAGGATATTCGGGCGCTGGCTGTGCGCCAGGGTGCCGCCGCCGCCGCCGATGTTGATGCCCCGCTCCCGGTTTTTGCCTCGGAAGTGGGCTCGCGGGTATACCAGCGCAACTCGCCCCTGCGCCGCCGCGAAGACTTGCTGCACAAGCAGATGCGCGGCGTGGGCCCGCGCGAAGGCTCGGTACTCTCCCAGATGCTGGGCTCTAACTTCCAGAACTTCGACTTCTACCCCAACTGGCAAAACGTGCTGGGCAAGGACTTCATCTCGCCCATTGCCGAAGGCGGCCGCGTCACCTACGACTACGAGCTGCAGGATTCCGTGTTTGTGGGCAAGGACTGGTGCTATAAAATTGCCGTCACGCCCAAGCGCAGCCACGATTTGGCCTTCAAAGGCACCATCTGGATTACGCAGGAAGGCTACGCCCTGCGCCGGGCCGACCTCGTGGCCAGCCCCGAAGCCAACATTAACTTCGTGAATGACCTGCGCATTTACCAGGACCTGACCTCGCCCGCCGACGGCGCGGGCCTGCCCACGCGTACCAAAATGGTGCTCAGTGTACGGCCCTACGAAAAGCAGGCGGCCATGCTGGTGCGCTTCACCACGGTGAGCAGCAATTTCGTGCGCAACCAGGTGCACGAGGAGCCCGGCTTCTACGATCAGCCCATTATGTCGTCGCTCATGGAGCCCACCGAAAAGGAGGAGCCTGGCGTGGGCAGCCTGCTCACTGGCCTGCCCCAGGGCGGAGCGGGCGGCTACTTCGACCAGCACCGGCCCGATACCCTGAGCCTGAGCGAGCGCCAGACGTTTGCCGTACTCGACTCGGCCAAGCAGCTGCCTTCGGTGCGCAACGTGCTCGACTGGGTGGAGCTGCTCGTGAACGGCTACAAGCGCGTGGGCAAGCTCGATTTGGGCCCCATATCCACGCTCTACGCCAACAACGACTTCGAAGGCAACCGCTTCCGCTTTGGCTTCCGCACCACGCCCGCAATCAGTCGCAACTGGCTCACGCAGGCGTACATAGCCTACGGCACCAAAGACAGCCGCTTCAAGTACGGGGCCCGCGTCAGCTTCGTGGCCGAGCGCCGTCACTGGACGGTGTTCACCGGCGAGTTCAAGCACGACGTGGAGCAGGCCGCCCTGCTGGACAACGACTTTCTCGACAACAACAACCTGTTTACGGCCGCCTCGCGCTGGGGCCGTTTCCGGCAGGGCAAACCCGTGCTGCGCGACCTCACCTCCCTGAGTGTGCAGCGCGACCTGTTCCACGGCTTCACCCAGACCCTGACGCTGCGCTATCAGAACATCAACCCGCTGTTTCAATACCGTCGCTCCACCAGCCCGGGTGGCCAGCCGCCCACAGTGGAGCCCGGCTCGGATGTACTGCAGTTGAGCGAGCTGGTATCTGAATCGCGCTACGCGCCCGATGAAAACCTGGTGCAGAGCGAAACCCGCCGCCGGGCCGTGGGCCTGAAGCGCCTGCCAGTGTTCACCCTCCGCTACACGCTGGGCGCCATCGACTGGACGCAGGGCGACTTCATGTACCACAAGTTCAATCTGGCCATTTCGCACAGCGTTTCAGTGGGCCAACTGGGCCGCCTCACCTACCGGGCCGAGGGCAACTACATTCCCACGGCGCTGCCCTACTTCATCCTCAAAACCCCGCTGGGCAACCAGACGCCGTTTTACAACGCCAACGCTTTCAACTTGATGAACTACTTCGAGTTCATCACCGACCGTTCGGTCACGCTGCGCCTCGACCACCATTTCGAAGGCCTGCTCGTCAACTCCATTCCGGGTATCCGCGCCCTCAACTGGCGCTTGGTGGGTACCGGCAACGTGCTCTATGGCAAGCTCTCGGACCGGGCCCGCCGCATCAACGGCAATACGCCCGACCTACCCGGCACCATTTCGACCCCTTATGTGGAAGTAGGCTACGGGGTAGAAAACATCTTCAAGTTTGTTCGGGTCGATTTCATTCACCGCCTCACCTACCGCGACACCCCCAATACCAGCAACTTTGGCATCAAAGTGGGAGCTCAGTTCCGTTTGTAG
- a CDS encoding 7TM diverse intracellular signaling domain-containing protein yields MGGKYPLFRLAILFLGLLLPARAHATPEDTLAVNPAQPALYLEENYYSMLEDPTGQLHLADVQLPEWSRRFVAMRGSGHPPNIQHPSSIYWLRITVRQRPTDNAAWYLELYDSHIGNAMFFSPQRGSTTAYDSVATGANQSFATRPHPYKNFLFDLPPRPGETATYYLRLHSDTRTSFRAMLHSGAGLIPELSLQYWLLGIFYGILFIMVLYNLILFFFLSERTYLYYVLYVLSGALLFLTEDGLGFQYLWSDFPRLNHFIGALAPVLLLLTFATYAGGFLDTASRLPGLHRAGQWVVGISTTLLVLDAAVVHSGFSFWLYLLPYGLLYYAGLQAYRSGLRPARYLLLAQALVAISLTFLIMRKLGINFYSNVYTVYSLNAAFVVEVVILSYALGEKLKGLMDVALLTQHRLLKQLRKKHQAQDRLVVQMRENQILKDQLNTELGGLVALRTTELRQQNETVAAQNRELLQANGLLALQSAAIEKLNGDLSRDLHAEKAARIESKEVDFGEFSQIYPDKDACLRYLADLKWGHGSYQCRKCGHEKSCEAREPYAQRCTRCRYVESATTGTLLQKCKFSIVKALYAVFLLHAHKGNYSPSELARVLDLRPATSWTFAQKVLQALQRRRQATDYEDGEPWTHVLLDASMEMEVEENEPTKTSN; encoded by the coding sequence ATGGGTGGTAAGTACCCGCTATTCCGACTGGCCATCTTATTCCTCGGGCTGCTGCTGCCGGCCCGTGCCCACGCCACCCCCGAAGATACCCTGGCCGTGAACCCGGCCCAGCCAGCCCTCTACCTGGAGGAAAATTACTACAGCATGCTGGAAGACCCCACGGGCCAGCTGCATCTTGCCGATGTGCAGCTGCCGGAGTGGAGCCGCCGGTTTGTGGCCATGCGGGGCTCGGGGCACCCGCCCAACATCCAGCATCCGAGCAGCATCTACTGGCTGCGCATCACGGTGCGCCAGCGCCCTACCGACAATGCGGCGTGGTACCTCGAGCTGTACGACTCCCACATCGGCAACGCGATGTTCTTCAGCCCCCAACGCGGCTCAACTACCGCCTACGACAGCGTGGCTACGGGAGCCAACCAATCGTTTGCCACGCGCCCGCACCCTTACAAGAACTTTCTGTTTGACCTGCCGCCCCGGCCCGGCGAAACCGCCACCTACTACCTGCGGCTGCACTCCGACACCCGCACCAGCTTCCGGGCCATGCTGCACAGCGGGGCTGGCCTCATCCCGGAGCTGTCGCTGCAATACTGGCTGCTGGGCATTTTCTACGGCATCCTGTTCATCATGGTGCTCTACAACCTGATTCTGTTCTTCTTCCTGAGCGAGCGCACCTACCTCTACTACGTCCTTTACGTGCTCAGCGGGGCCTTGCTGTTTCTCACCGAAGATGGCCTGGGTTTTCAGTACTTATGGTCCGATTTCCCGCGCCTGAACCACTTCATTGGGGCGCTGGCCCCGGTGCTGCTGCTGCTCACGTTTGCGACCTACGCGGGTGGCTTTCTTGACACGGCCTCCCGGCTGCCGGGGCTGCACCGGGCGGGGCAGTGGGTGGTGGGCATCAGCACGACCCTTCTGGTGCTCGATGCGGCGGTGGTGCATTCGGGGTTTAGCTTCTGGCTCTACCTGTTGCCTTATGGCTTGCTGTATTATGCTGGCTTACAAGCCTATCGCAGCGGCCTGCGACCAGCCCGCTACCTGTTACTAGCCCAGGCGCTGGTAGCTATCAGCCTCACGTTTCTCATCATGCGCAAGCTGGGCATCAATTTCTACAGCAATGTGTACACGGTATATAGCCTGAATGCCGCCTTTGTGGTAGAAGTAGTGATTCTGAGCTACGCGCTGGGCGAAAAGCTGAAGGGCCTGATGGATGTCGCGCTGCTCACGCAGCACCGCCTGCTGAAGCAGCTACGCAAAAAACACCAGGCCCAGGACCGACTGGTAGTGCAAATGCGCGAAAACCAAATCCTTAAAGACCAGCTCAATACCGAGCTGGGAGGCCTGGTAGCCCTGCGCACCACCGAGCTACGCCAGCAAAATGAAACTGTGGCCGCCCAAAACCGCGAGCTACTGCAAGCCAACGGCCTGCTGGCCCTGCAATCGGCCGCCATCGAGAAGCTCAACGGCGACCTCAGCCGCGACCTGCACGCGGAGAAGGCGGCGCGCATAGAGTCGAAGGAAGTAGACTTTGGCGAATTCAGCCAGATATATCCTGATAAGGATGCCTGTCTGCGCTACCTGGCCGACCTGAAATGGGGACATGGCAGCTACCAATGCCGCAAGTGCGGCCACGAAAAGAGCTGCGAAGCCCGCGAACCCTACGCCCAGCGCTGCACCCGCTGCCGCTACGTGGAGTCGGCCACGACGGGCACCCTCTTGCAAAAGTGCAAATTCTCAATCGTCAAGGCACTGTATGCCGTCTTCCTGCTGCACGCTCACAAAGGGAACTACTCCCCCTCCGAGCTGGCCCGGGTGCTGGACCTGCGCCCGGCCACCAGCTGGACCTTTGCCCAGAAGGTACTGCAGGCCTTGCAGCGCCGCCGCCAGGCCACCGACTACGAGGACGGCGAACCATGGACCCACGTGCTATTGGATGCCTCAATGGAGATGGAGGTGGAGGAGAACGAGCCTACCAAAACCAGTAATTGA
- a CDS encoding glycoside hydrolase family 3 N-terminal domain-containing protein: MATVAPPTVSIAAELPAATFSPRVQQLLAQMTLEEKIGQMTQLNISAINHTGAGGDVTLDSAKATALVRDFHIGSFINGEAVPATQWLRYSAALQRIALRESRLHIPMIYGIDHMHGASYVSGTAIFPHNINIGASFNPELARQTARATILESADLGHHWVFAPVLDLGVNTYWPRFYETYGEDPLVAATLGSAFVREMQTNTEIAPYKVAACGKHFLGYSDPRNGWDRTNALIPDQRLQEFFRPSFQAAIDSGLKSIMINSGEINGEPVHASKAILTDLLRRQMGFKGVAVTDWEDIIRLVRIQKVAANEKEATWMAIDAGVDMAMTPYTTTFCRYVKELVQEGRLTQARIDLSAGRVLQMKDGIGLFENPMPRADRLSRVGDPALRAQAVGAARESVVLLKNEQNILPMAPARVKRLLVVGPSADSRANLCGGWTLAWQGRPEEAYPKDVPTVLEALRREYPQAKVEMLPYRDAKGNLLLASIARAARQADAVVLALGERPYTEGLGNTSDLTLPDDQQQLARTAQASGKPTILLMIGGRPGIIRSVAEGTPAIIWAGLPGYGGGTALAEIISGKTNPSGKLPFTYPQFAGHITNYHHDNNENSLDLSDFGAGFEQRGAKYKSSMLTEFGEGLSYTTYAYSGLALSDSVLTGPAAKLRATVRVANTGARAGQEAVLWFLTDEVGRVARPVRLLKHFEKQPFAPGQSRELTFDIDPLRDLSYPDGQGRPQLENGWYTLRVGSQMMRFRYAGGPVAGTTPTTSNTTGAVRPSGGPLPAGAATAATSR, from the coding sequence ATGGCCACGGTAGCTCCGCCTACCGTGAGCATTGCGGCTGAGCTACCGGCCGCCACCTTTAGCCCGCGTGTGCAGCAGCTGCTGGCGCAGATGACGCTGGAAGAAAAAATTGGGCAGATGACCCAGTTGAATATTTCGGCGATAAATCATACTGGCGCCGGTGGTGATGTCACCCTCGATTCGGCCAAAGCAACTGCTCTGGTTCGGGATTTTCACATTGGGTCCTTCATCAACGGGGAGGCTGTACCGGCCACGCAATGGCTGCGCTACTCGGCTGCGCTGCAACGCATCGCCCTGCGCGAATCGCGGCTGCACATCCCCATGATTTATGGCATCGACCACATGCACGGGGCCAGCTACGTGAGCGGCACCGCCATCTTCCCGCACAACATCAACATCGGCGCCAGCTTCAATCCGGAGCTGGCCCGCCAGACGGCCCGCGCCACGATACTTGAATCGGCTGATTTGGGGCATCACTGGGTGTTTGCACCGGTCCTGGACCTGGGCGTGAACACTTACTGGCCCCGCTTCTACGAAACCTACGGCGAAGACCCGCTGGTTGCCGCCACGCTGGGCAGCGCCTTCGTGCGGGAGATGCAGACCAACACAGAAATCGCGCCCTACAAAGTAGCGGCTTGCGGCAAGCATTTCCTGGGCTACTCGGACCCGCGCAATGGCTGGGACCGTACCAATGCCCTCATTCCAGACCAGCGGCTGCAGGAGTTCTTCCGGCCTTCGTTCCAGGCCGCAATCGATTCCGGCCTGAAGTCAATCATGATTAACTCCGGCGAAATCAACGGCGAGCCGGTGCACGCCTCCAAGGCCATTCTGACGGACCTGCTGCGACGCCAGATGGGCTTCAAGGGCGTGGCCGTGACCGACTGGGAAGACATTATCCGGCTGGTACGCATTCAGAAAGTGGCGGCTAATGAAAAGGAAGCCACCTGGATGGCCATTGACGCGGGCGTGGACATGGCCATGACGCCTTACACTACCACCTTCTGCCGCTATGTGAAGGAGCTGGTGCAGGAGGGCCGCCTCACGCAGGCCCGCATCGACCTTTCGGCCGGCCGCGTGCTGCAGATGAAGGACGGAATCGGGTTGTTTGAAAACCCCATGCCGCGTGCCGACCGGCTGAGCCGCGTAGGCGACCCAGCCCTGCGTGCCCAGGCCGTTGGTGCCGCCCGCGAGTCGGTGGTACTGCTTAAAAATGAGCAAAATATCCTGCCCATGGCCCCGGCCAGGGTGAAGCGCCTGCTGGTAGTGGGCCCCTCGGCCGACTCCCGCGCCAACCTGTGCGGCGGCTGGACCCTGGCTTGGCAGGGCCGTCCCGAAGAGGCTTACCCCAAGGACGTGCCCACTGTGCTCGAAGCCCTGCGCCGCGAGTACCCGCAGGCCAAAGTAGAGATGCTGCCCTACCGCGACGCCAAAGGCAACCTGCTGCTGGCCAGCATTGCCCGCGCCGCCCGGCAGGCCGATGCCGTAGTACTGGCCCTGGGCGAGCGCCCGTACACCGAAGGCCTAGGCAACACCTCCGACCTGACCCTGCCCGACGACCAGCAGCAGCTGGCGCGCACGGCCCAGGCCAGCGGCAAGCCCACCATTCTGCTGATGATTGGCGGGCGGCCGGGCATCATCCGGAGCGTGGCCGAGGGCACGCCGGCCATTATCTGGGCGGGGCTGCCAGGCTACGGCGGCGGCACGGCCCTGGCCGAAATCATCAGCGGGAAGACCAATCCGAGCGGTAAGCTGCCGTTTACTTACCCGCAGTTTGCCGGCCACATCACCAACTACCACCACGACAACAACGAGAATAGTCTTGATTTGAGCGACTTCGGCGCGGGCTTTGAGCAGCGCGGGGCCAAGTACAAGAGCTCGATGCTCACCGAATTCGGCGAGGGCCTGAGCTATACTACTTACGCCTACTCGGGGCTGGCGCTGAGCGACTCGGTGCTGACCGGGCCGGCCGCCAAGCTGCGCGCCACGGTGCGCGTGGCCAACACCGGTGCCCGCGCCGGCCAGGAGGCGGTGCTCTGGTTCCTGACCGATGAGGTAGGCCGCGTGGCCCGCCCGGTACGCCTGCTGAAGCACTTCGAGAAGCAGCCCTTTGCCCCCGGCCAGAGCCGCGAGCTCACCTTCGATATTGACCCGCTGCGCGACCTGAGCTACCCCGATGGCCAGGGCCGGCCCCAGCTGGAAAACGGCTGGTACACCCTGCGCGTAGGCTCCCAGATGATGCGCTTCCGCTATGCGGGCGGCCCGGTAGCCGGCACCACGCCGACCACCAGCAACACGACCGGCGCGGTGCGGCCCTCCGGCGGCCCGCTACCCGCCGGCGCGGCTACGGCCGCAACCTCCCGATAA
- a CDS encoding SusC/RagA family TonB-linked outer membrane protein, whose translation MKRNYYLIALLRRSAVLLACGMPILAHGAPASASRPVMRPVADVPVSGRVTDGSGGGLPGVTVLVKGTTIGTTTNADGSFSLNAPERSTLVFSYIGYRTQEAVVSANGTVSVSMAVDEQKLNEVVVVGYGTQQRGSVTGAVSSVTAKEIASQPVADATQALQGRAAGVTVTSNGGAPGGAAGTSVRVRGITSAGNNNPLYVVDGFPLPDNGSENQLNAISPNDIETIDILKDASATAIYGVRAANGVVIITTKRGKSGQSTINVDAYRGVQDVSRKLSLLTAEQYAVINNENRLAAGQPIVVDRLRNPQALGTGTNWQDEVFRRAAIQNYSLSATGGGDKARFAVSASYFKQDGTIVGSNFERFTLRANGDLQINKILKIGNSISITHLEDRQITTNSGEYGTVQQALRIPAIIPVFRPDGYYYEPRGAQDNFIEENPIVAATLNNQKFTRNRALTTFFVEVEPLKGLRFRTNVGADLIFDNFNSFRPTIPELRVGADVYSTRYNLAGATATAGYTPSYLIENTATYDHLFANKHQVTLLLGQSAQAFNFSNVEAYRTGYLRNDLQVINTGPLNTSLANAGIINPTSHLASYFTRLNYEFAGKYLFSAIARYDGSGNFPPGQQFGFFPGVSAGWRVSEEAFLKGNAVISNLKVRVGYGKVGNPNNAGRFAYLYSINSAISYPFGPSGTIQTGAAPTRLANPDLRWETNNQTNLGFDFGFLDNRFEATIDLYDRTSPNLIAPVPVSLVSGTYESVNRNAASAYNRGVDVSLTSRNIQGGTSGLTWTTNLNFSAYKTKLESLGAGQPYDGLSSLSGVIVRYDQGQPFGSFFGYVADGLFQTPEDVKNHATQTGGTNSQTSTAPGDIRFKDLNGDGVINASDRTYIGNPNPKFTYGVNNSLTFKGIDLNVFVQGSQGNQIYNQNRYILESALYGNSSGSTRVLGRWTGEGTSTDVPRAIAGDPNNNLRVSSYYIEDGSYLRIKTLTLGYSLPTALSSRIAAKQLRVYVSAQNLVTLTKYTGFDPEVGSRGVDLGVYPQPRVFLAGLNLGF comes from the coding sequence ATGAAGCGAAATTATTACCTGATTGCTCTGTTGCGCCGCTCTGCGGTGCTGCTGGCTTGCGGGATGCCCATCCTAGCGCACGGAGCTCCGGCTTCGGCTTCGCGCCCGGTGATGCGGCCTGTAGCCGATGTACCCGTAAGCGGGCGCGTGACCGACGGCAGCGGCGGCGGCCTGCCCGGCGTGACGGTGCTTGTAAAGGGCACCACGATTGGCACTACGACCAACGCCGACGGCAGCTTCTCGCTGAATGCGCCCGAGCGCAGTACCTTGGTATTTAGCTACATCGGCTACCGGACGCAAGAGGCCGTCGTGAGCGCCAATGGCACGGTATCCGTGTCGATGGCCGTAGACGAGCAGAAGCTGAACGAAGTAGTGGTAGTGGGCTACGGTACCCAGCAGCGCGGCAGCGTGACGGGGGCTGTATCATCGGTAACAGCGAAGGAGATTGCCTCCCAGCCAGTGGCCGATGCTACCCAGGCCTTGCAGGGCCGGGCGGCGGGCGTTACGGTAACTTCTAACGGTGGCGCGCCGGGCGGCGCGGCGGGCACTTCGGTGCGCGTGCGGGGTATTACATCGGCCGGCAACAACAACCCGCTGTACGTAGTCGACGGCTTCCCGCTACCCGACAACGGCAGCGAGAACCAACTGAACGCCATCAGCCCCAACGACATTGAAACCATTGACATCCTGAAGGATGCCTCGGCCACGGCCATCTACGGCGTGCGGGCCGCCAACGGCGTGGTCATCATCACCACCAAGCGCGGCAAGTCCGGGCAATCCACCATCAACGTGGATGCCTACCGGGGCGTGCAGGATGTATCGCGCAAGCTGAGCCTGCTCACGGCCGAGCAATACGCGGTGATTAACAACGAAAACCGCCTCGCGGCGGGCCAGCCCATTGTGGTAGACCGCCTGCGCAATCCGCAGGCCCTGGGCACGGGCACCAACTGGCAGGACGAGGTGTTCCGCCGGGCGGCTATTCAGAACTATTCGCTGTCGGCCACGGGCGGCGGCGACAAGGCACGCTTTGCAGTTTCGGCCAGCTACTTTAAGCAGGACGGTACCATTGTGGGCTCTAATTTTGAGCGGTTTACGCTGCGCGCCAACGGCGACCTGCAGATAAACAAGATTCTGAAAATCGGCAACAGCATTTCGATTACCCACCTGGAAGACCGGCAGATTACGACCAATAGCGGCGAGTATGGCACGGTGCAGCAGGCGCTGCGCATTCCGGCCATTATCCCGGTGTTCCGACCCGATGGCTACTACTATGAGCCGCGCGGTGCCCAGGACAACTTTATTGAGGAAAACCCCATTGTAGCGGCCACCCTCAACAATCAGAAATTCACCCGCAACCGGGCCCTCACCACCTTCTTTGTGGAAGTGGAGCCCCTGAAAGGCCTGCGCTTCCGCACCAACGTGGGTGCCGACCTGATTTTTGACAACTTCAATTCTTTCCGGCCCACCATTCCCGAGCTGCGGGTGGGCGCTGATGTGTACAGCACCCGCTACAACCTGGCCGGTGCCACGGCTACGGCCGGCTACACGCCGAGCTACCTGATTGAGAACACGGCCACCTACGACCACCTCTTTGCCAACAAGCACCAGGTAACGCTGCTGCTGGGCCAGTCGGCGCAGGCTTTCAACTTCAGCAACGTGGAAGCCTACCGCACGGGCTATCTGCGCAACGACCTGCAGGTGATTAACACCGGCCCGCTGAACACGTCGCTGGCCAACGCGGGCATTATCAACCCCACCTCGCACCTGGCCAGCTACTTTACCCGCCTCAACTACGAGTTTGCCGGCAAGTACCTGTTCTCGGCCATTGCCCGCTACGATGGCTCGGGCAACTTCCCGCCCGGCCAGCAGTTCGGCTTCTTCCCCGGCGTATCGGCCGGCTGGCGGGTGTCGGAGGAGGCATTCCTCAAGGGCAACGCTGTTATCAGCAACCTGAAGGTGCGCGTGGGCTACGGCAAGGTGGGCAACCCCAACAACGCCGGGCGCTTCGCCTACCTCTACTCCATCAACTCGGCCATTTCGTATCCCTTCGGGCCCAGCGGCACCATTCAGACGGGTGCCGCGCCTACGCGCCTGGCCAACCCCGACCTGCGCTGGGAAACCAACAACCAGACCAACCTGGGCTTCGACTTCGGCTTCCTCGACAACCGCTTTGAGGCCACCATCGACCTCTACGACCGCACCTCGCCCAACCTGATTGCGCCGGTACCCGTGTCGCTGGTGTCGGGCACCTATGAGAGTGTGAACCGCAACGCGGCCTCGGCCTACAACCGCGGCGTGGACGTGTCGCTGACCTCGCGCAACATCCAGGGCGGCACTTCGGGCCTGACCTGGACCACCAACCTGAACTTCTCGGCTTACAAGACCAAGCTGGAATCACTGGGTGCCGGGCAGCCTTATGATGGCCTGAGCAGCCTGAGCGGCGTGATTGTGCGCTACGACCAGGGCCAGCCCTTCGGCTCGTTCTTCGGCTACGTGGCCGATGGCCTGTTCCAGACGCCGGAAGACGTGAAAAACCACGCCACCCAAACCGGCGGCACCAACTCGCAAACCAGCACCGCCCCCGGCGACATCCGCTTCAAGGACCTGAACGGCGACGGCGTGATTAATGCCTCGGACCGCACCTACATCGGCAACCCCAACCCCAAGTTCACCTACGGCGTGAACAACAGCCTGACCTTTAAGGGTATCGACCTGAATGTGTTTGTGCAGGGTTCGCAGGGCAACCAGATTTACAACCAGAACCGCTACATCCTGGAAAGCGCCCTGTATGGCAACAGCAGCGGCAGTACCCGCGTGCTGGGCCGCTGGACCGGCGAAGGCACTAGCACCGACGTGCCCCGCGCCATTGCCGGCGACCCCAACAACAACCTGCGCGTGAGCAGCTACTACATCGAAGACGGTTCCTACCTGCGCATCAAAACCCTGACGCTGGGCTACAGCCTGCCCACGGCCCTGTCCAGCCGCATTGCCGCCAAGCAGCTGCGCGTGTACGTGTCGGCCCAAAACCTGGTGACCCTGACCAAGTACACCGGCTTCGACCCCGAGGTGGGCTCGCGCGGGGTAGACCTGGGCGTATACCCACAGCCGCGCGTGTTCCTGGCCGGCCTCAACCTGGGCTTCTAA